The genomic region ACTCCAAAGGGTTATCTTTTGGATGAATTTCAGAGGACAAAAACATGTTTTTCTGTAACCTCAGATTCAGCGGTAGAAGATGCCAATATGCTGCTCTAGTTTCTTTTTATGATGATCGGTGGGTTCCAGAGCTTTGGTTTTTCTGTTTTcctttcaaatatcttttcaatAGACGAACTATAAATTAAAGAGAGTAATGGTAATTATttatcttaattatttaattatagttTTTGTTAACTTGTATCTTAAAACATAGATTAAATATaccattaaaaattattaaaaaatttctaTTATTATACTTTTAAAGTATGGTCTTAGGAATTAGACATAAGttaattagattttttaattatatacatAGTCATAACAGATAATTTCAAacttaaaatacaataaaatataatNNNNNNNNNNNNNNNNNNNNNNNNNatacaataaaatataataatattagagagataataatttaaaattattttaataaatttagtatttataattttattatgtaATTTTGtgctattttaaattaatttttattatcttctaaatatttttataaaaataccattaacaaaatattttatgCAAAAGAATAATTCACACATGGAggttaacaaaattaaataaaccaTATATATGacaaatttaatttcatttgGGATAATCCATATCATAGTGTGATATAATCTCCGTTACTCAGTACAGTAGATGCGTAATAACATGAACACTATACTAAAccttcgaaaaaaaaaaacccagCTAATATTATATATGGGGAGTGACTGCGATTCAAGCAATAAACTCCCTTATTTTATTTGAAAGCATCATAATATAACTTCAATAGAAACACATAACAGTGTTTCCAAATAAACACAAATAAAGAGTAGACTATAACTCTTGCTCTAATAGCATAATTATTGTTTCTCGATTCATCATCACCGTCCGAATTTTCTTCACTTGATgctgaaaaaaaaatattgataaaattagTTTCAGACATATAGACTATAAACacattcaataaaaataattattgaatCTAATAGAATGATCACTCTTTTACATATAATACAAGTTTATAAGACAATATCATTTTTTTCACACCATTTTTATTGATAAAATTAACAAagttaataaaaaatacatataatacAATTTTACAAGTTTTTAATGTTTCATTGGGTTTCAAACAATATTATTTCGAATAAAATAGAACTTTAttgtgaattaaaaaaaaaacatagaaatGAGCAATTTGTAACAATAATTAAGCATGAGGTTACCTAGAACAGTTGATAGAGGTGCTAATCTTATAGGGAATGCTAACACCACATTTGCCAGGGAGAGAGGCAGCATTGTTAGGGTTAATTTGGCTGCCAAGACTAGCCGCGGCCGATTTCAAGCAGTTACAAACTGCTTGACGGTCAGAGGTGGTCTTGGCAGTGCCATTGATGTTCTGGATGCCACTACAACATGGTCCGGAAACAGTTCCTCCGCTTTTGAGGTAACCAAAGCATGGAGCTATACTCTTTGTGACAAAGGAACATTGGATGGCAGCTTTGGCGATGGGTGCACCCACTATAGCCATGCACAACATGAGAACCACACATGGTGCTAGCTTAGCCATTTTTCAAAGGGAAGTGTCACTAATTGAAGGGTTTTGGATTTATGTGTAGTGATGAATGCAAATGTATGCAATATTGCTTGGTGGAAAATGGTGTGAGGCTGTGGTGTTATATagtgattttaaaagtttaattgGGTCTTTATATactctttatatattttttttggtaaTGGAGTTTTTATATTGCGTTTAACTTTATAAAtagattttttatattaaaaaatattaaaattaacaacatattctttttaaaaaaaatgttgcaAATatctattaaaattttaattgtagGTATTTTCAATTTACGaaaaaatattctgttaattatgatattttttatattgacaatgacttaattacaaaattaaaagtattgTAAAGACATAATTGAGAGGGAGAAAAATATAAGACtctaattataaatttagtaaaattatagagACTAACAAACTGAACATACTAACAAACGATTTTAAACAGtagattacttttttttttaaccgAAACCCAtttattattgaaaaataatattattatgtatCTATCTGACTAATCTAATTCAGTGTATATGGATCCCAAATGAAATTTTTAGGCATTcaaacaacttttttttttcaaaatttgaagttGATAGATATTCTTTATCTTATTTAAATCTGAATTCTAAAGTTTGAATCgtccaataaaaaaaatttaattatataagtGTTAAATCTAGCTATAGTgtgatgtttttattattttttaatttattattttctttggcatattttttatatataattaattcaAAGTTATATTTATGTATAGATGATTCAGTAACTACAAATTAAAATCTTATTAATATATCAAACTAATTCGTATTATTATATATAGCTAAATATAGATATTTAATTCTGCTTTTGTTCTCAAACAATTGTATGTTTGGGCAAATAGTTATTCATATACTGAAAAACCAATGTATCTAagtatcaattaatgttttgggTATCTCGAGAGACTTGAGATTTGGGTTTTACATGCTTTCTTCAATGTGCTTGGATTGGGACCATAGAATACAGTTACAATACAACAATCCAAATACATTCCGCAGGTCATCATGCCTCTGCTCTGCGTTATTTTCAACCCTAAACTCTAGTTTGGACTTTATTTATGTCTCTTTAAAGCTACGTACCGAATccaattttctatatataataaaGTTAGATGNACATTTGTACCAACTAAATACAGgccaaaattaataaaaaaatgctATCCCTCAAAATTTTCTGTTTTATTAATATCCCAATACTCTTCCTCCTCTACATTTTATCTCTTTAATTTTTCGACATAAATAGGTAATGTTAAGGGTATATTTCTACTCTCAAAAATACGTTGGATCTAATAAAATAGTTCCTTAATTAAACAAAATGAATTTATAAttttgaaatataaaaaatttgataaaacatactaaatgtcaattttttttatcGTTTCTATTGCCGCTGATGTCACTGTCAACATGACACAGAGAAAAATAGATAATGGAATTCGAATTTCTCATCCTTATTTAAACAAATGAGCTAATTATTCCACAAACTCAAGTTGTGTATTGTGTTTCGTTTTAGTCATGGGTTATGTATTCTATTAAATATTAGTAATAACAATTAACAAGGCGTTATTTGTTTGATATGTGTGAATTTATGGAATTAAAGAGCAAGTGGGAGTACATATTCCTCATCTAGCGCCCGACGCTCTGCTAGAATTTTACTATGCTGCCTCCATGGTTACACATTTCTTTGTCTTTTCTTCGTCAAACtcttttccatcttcttctactttcttttcttaatttcttttccacTTAGCTCCCTAATTTTCGTTTTATCTCCCAATTCATTCCTCTTTTAATTCATTCCATTTTCTAATTCACTCATTCTATATATCTTATGTCTCTTTGGAATCATTGAATAATAATTTTGATTTTCTCTACACCATGAGCAATAAATCAGAGACTCAGAACCCTCATATAATTGCTATGACGGTGGAGGGtgtcagccttcaagtggcacccaaagaaatatgaaactgctctcgtggaattgtcggggtttggggagacccttgatccacaatcttaaagggatttgcaaatcctactcccccgatgttggttttatctgtgaaacaaaaaatcaatctcgaCAAGTTGAAGGAAAACTAAGATCTTGTGGTTTCAAGGAATGGTTTATTGTAGATCCGGATGGATTATCAGGGGGTTTGGCAATGGCATGGAGGGATGGTTGCACTGTTCAGATTTTACAGCATGCACTACCAAAAAGAAGGGGTTTAGCCACGGAAAAATCCGTGGCTAAACTCCAAAAAAACTGTGGCAATTATGCTTTTGCAACAAATGAACATCCGTAGCTAGGGAGGGCGACGCGTTTTTAGTTAGCCACGCTTTTTACTCCAATAGCCACGGTTTTAACACCCGTGGAGACATTTGGTTAGCCACAACTTTAGCACGTTTAGACACACTCTTTTCCatggcaaaataaaatatttacctgTGACAAAATTGATCAGGCCGGGCTTTTTTGCCATACTTTTTTCCGTGGCTAACGAtagaagttaaattaaaaaaaaatatcataataaaaatgctctttaatataaaattacatcatataatattaaaaaaattaatcacaTTCCTATACATATTATTCatagtataaaaatataaaattaacaaaTACTTAGTATTGAAAAGCAAATATCCTAGATTAATGGatttaatgttaaaaaaatattcaaataaaactattacaaaataaatatcaaaCTTTGCTAAAATGATACACATCTTGAAAGtatcaaaataatgaatttatCAAGCTCTCCATTTCTTGTTACACAGACAATCCACATACAAAAATATTTTCGGGTAAATAGTAAAAAATACGCATAACTTCGGCCACTAAATTATACA from Arachis ipaensis cultivar K30076 chromosome B02, Araip1.1, whole genome shotgun sequence harbors:
- the LOC107628504 gene encoding non-specific lipid-transfer protein 1; this encodes MAKLAPCVVLMLCMAIVGAPIAKAAIQCSFVTKSIAPCFGYLKSGGTVSGPCCSGIQNINGTAKTTSDRQAVCNCLKSAAASLGSQINPNNAASLPGKCGVSIPYKISTSINCSSIK